A genomic region of uncultured Paludibaculum sp. contains the following coding sequences:
- a CDS encoding carboxypeptidase regulatory-like domain-containing protein, producing the protein MKRTVQLLTTLAMSAIALWAQSTTQQISGTVHDSSGAVVTTAKITVLQVATGQIRNAAVNESGNWVVPSIPIGVYEVTAEAAGFKKTTQRNVVVAVNAKPDVEITLEVGGVNESVTVNADSAQVETSSGEVGRLITGQQATNLQLNGRNFTQLLSLIPGVSTTNRSAMDLFGGYGSNMSAQSANGSRTDTFSWNIDGVDNKDNGGGGNNFVNINPDAIAEFKVLTTNYSAEYGQNAGAIINLAMKSGTKDFHGGAYEFVRNDAFDARAFNAITKQKLRFNNFGWNLGGPVYIPGKFNSDKSKLFAFGGMEFKRLRQGAINTWVVPTQALRDGNFSGLASSAWPKDPSTGAAFPNGIIPSTRISKNMSRLIQNFPAANFTGSGGNFVFPTTAPNDATQYFIKGDYIISNKNQISVHFLHDYYTNLNNLTSLVTYTRKIPGTNTKAQWTYIANATTVNTFQASFSGNVILQGDFAANPVFLNDYTRAGQGITLPMVYGTNNTIPTVSIAGYNALNASNVNWNNFNRLFNFKDDFSKFLGNHNLKAGILIMRSRKNQDNWPAVNGSITYATGHSNSTGNAMGDALLGNFSQYTEANTNREGWYRFTQIEPYVQDDWKVNSRLTINMGFRYQYMQPQYCALQNCVMWLPQYYDRSKAPTINPANGQIMAGNYDPYNGLVLGGTEFPEVAKQRITQTSDPAVLALFRGIPKETADKYWGTWGPRLGFALDLTGKQKTVVRGGYGVFYERVEGNFLFSAINNPPFISQSDIYDANIENPTGGSRLSYPAAISNSHFPDMKVPRIMNWSFGVQHKVDSMTTLDVAFVGSSAANLARTVNYNQLPAGTLQKNPGVNTNALRPYPGYANINMYITGSNFIYNSLQTSVKRQMKGGGLLNLAYTWSRAITDASAYNENPMDSYNFKAERGLATYHRAHVFVFSYIYPLPFWRTGAEWYKKALGGWQVSGVTTLQSGTPLNLSINPDQAGIGQTSQRPQVIGDWSQGGGQRLQWFNTSAFTMPDAGTFGNLGRNVIIGPGVNNWDASLQKFFRFNETTSLQFRAEFYDAPNHMSWWGVGTTMGASNFGQITSATDPRTMQFGLRFNF; encoded by the coding sequence ATGAAGCGCACGGTCCAATTACTGACCACTCTGGCAATGTCTGCCATCGCCCTTTGGGCTCAATCCACAACCCAACAAATCTCGGGCACGGTGCACGATTCGTCGGGCGCCGTGGTTACAACAGCCAAAATTACGGTCCTTCAGGTGGCTACTGGCCAGATCAGGAACGCCGCAGTCAATGAGTCGGGCAACTGGGTAGTACCGAGCATTCCCATCGGGGTCTATGAGGTGACGGCCGAAGCCGCCGGCTTCAAGAAGACCACGCAGAGGAATGTCGTCGTGGCGGTAAACGCCAAACCCGACGTCGAAATCACACTTGAGGTCGGCGGGGTGAACGAATCCGTCACCGTGAACGCCGACTCAGCCCAGGTCGAGACCAGTTCTGGCGAAGTGGGCCGCCTGATCACGGGCCAGCAGGCCACAAATCTTCAACTCAACGGCCGGAACTTCACCCAACTTCTTTCACTGATTCCTGGCGTCTCCACGACAAACCGGTCGGCCATGGATCTATTTGGCGGCTACGGGTCCAACATGAGTGCCCAGTCCGCTAACGGGTCGCGCACCGACACATTCTCTTGGAACATCGACGGTGTCGACAACAAGGATAACGGTGGCGGCGGCAACAACTTCGTGAACATCAACCCGGACGCCATCGCCGAATTTAAGGTTCTCACCACAAACTACAGCGCCGAATACGGCCAGAATGCCGGCGCCATCATCAATTTGGCCATGAAGAGCGGCACCAAGGACTTCCACGGCGGCGCCTACGAGTTCGTCCGTAACGACGCCTTCGATGCCCGCGCGTTCAACGCCATCACCAAACAGAAGTTGCGTTTCAACAACTTCGGTTGGAACCTCGGCGGCCCGGTGTACATCCCGGGCAAGTTCAACAGCGACAAGAGCAAGCTGTTCGCCTTCGGTGGCATGGAGTTCAAACGGCTGCGCCAGGGCGCCATCAACACCTGGGTGGTCCCGACGCAGGCCCTGCGCGACGGCAACTTCTCAGGGCTGGCCTCGTCCGCCTGGCCCAAGGATCCCTCCACCGGCGCCGCGTTCCCCAATGGGATCATTCCCAGCACCCGCATCAGCAAGAATATGTCACGGCTGATCCAGAACTTCCCGGCTGCCAACTTCACCGGTTCCGGGGGGAACTTCGTCTTCCCCACCACCGCCCCCAACGATGCAACCCAGTACTTCATCAAGGGCGACTACATTATCAGCAACAAGAATCAGATCTCCGTCCACTTCCTGCACGACTACTACACCAACCTGAACAACCTCACCTCCCTGGTGACCTATACACGCAAGATCCCGGGCACCAACACCAAGGCGCAGTGGACCTATATCGCCAACGCCACGACGGTGAACACGTTCCAGGCCTCGTTCAGCGGAAACGTCATCCTGCAGGGCGACTTCGCCGCCAATCCGGTGTTCCTGAACGACTACACGCGGGCCGGCCAAGGCATCACCCTGCCCATGGTCTACGGCACGAACAATACCATCCCGACCGTCAGCATCGCGGGCTATAACGCCTTGAACGCGTCCAATGTAAACTGGAACAACTTCAACCGGCTGTTCAACTTTAAGGACGACTTCTCGAAGTTCCTGGGCAACCACAACTTGAAAGCCGGCATCCTGATCATGCGTAGCCGCAAGAATCAGGACAACTGGCCGGCCGTGAACGGGTCGATCACCTACGCGACAGGCCATTCCAACTCCACCGGAAATGCCATGGGCGATGCGCTGCTGGGCAACTTCTCGCAGTACACCGAAGCCAATACGAACCGCGAGGGGTGGTACCGCTTCACGCAGATCGAGCCTTATGTGCAGGACGACTGGAAGGTCAACTCCCGGCTCACCATCAACATGGGCTTCCGCTATCAGTACATGCAGCCGCAATACTGTGCCCTGCAGAACTGCGTGATGTGGCTGCCACAGTATTACGACCGGAGCAAAGCGCCCACGATCAACCCCGCCAACGGTCAGATCATGGCAGGCAACTACGACCCGTATAACGGCTTGGTTCTGGGTGGCACCGAGTTCCCAGAAGTCGCCAAGCAGCGCATAACCCAGACTAGCGATCCGGCTGTCCTGGCTCTGTTCCGCGGCATTCCGAAAGAAACGGCGGACAAGTATTGGGGCACCTGGGGTCCGCGCCTGGGCTTCGCCCTGGACCTTACCGGCAAGCAGAAGACGGTTGTTCGTGGTGGCTATGGCGTGTTCTATGAGCGCGTGGAAGGTAACTTCCTATTCAGCGCCATCAATAATCCGCCGTTCATCTCCCAGTCCGATATCTACGACGCCAACATCGAGAATCCGACGGGCGGCAGCCGCCTCAGCTATCCGGCCGCCATCTCCAACTCCCATTTCCCCGACATGAAGGTGCCGCGAATTATGAACTGGAGTTTCGGCGTTCAGCACAAGGTCGACTCGATGACCACCCTGGATGTCGCCTTTGTCGGCTCCAGCGCCGCGAACCTGGCCCGCACGGTGAACTACAACCAGTTGCCCGCCGGGACGCTGCAGAAGAACCCGGGCGTCAACACGAACGCGCTGCGTCCTTACCCCGGCTACGCCAACATCAACATGTACATCACCGGCTCCAACTTCATCTACAACTCGCTGCAGACTTCCGTGAAGCGGCAGATGAAGGGCGGCGGCCTGCTGAACCTCGCTTATACCTGGTCCCGCGCCATCACCGATGCCAGTGCCTACAATGAGAACCCGATGGACAGCTACAACTTCAAGGCGGAACGCGGCTTGGCGACGTACCACCGCGCGCACGTCTTCGTGTTTAGCTACATCTATCCCCTGCCCTTCTGGAGAACCGGTGCCGAATGGTACAAGAAAGCGCTGGGCGGATGGCAGGTCTCCGGCGTCACCACGCTGCAAAGCGGCACCCCACTCAACCTGAGCATCAACCCCGATCAGGCCGGCATCGGCCAGACCAGCCAGCGGCCCCAGGTCATCGGCGATTGGAGCCAGGGCGGCGGGCAACGCCTACAGTGGTTCAATACCTCGGCCTTCACAATGCCGGACGCCGGCACGTTCGGCAACCTCGGCCGCAATGTCATCATCGGACCGGGTGTCAACAACTGGGACGCGTCGCTGCAGAAGTTCTTCCGTTTCAACGAGACGACGAGCCTGCAGTTCCGCGCCGAGTTCTACGACGCGCCCAACCACATGTCCTGGTGGGGCGTCGGCACCACAATGGGCGCCTCCAACTTTGGCCAGATCACAAGCGCAACCGACCCTCGCACCATGCAGTTCGGTCTTCGCTTTAACTTCTAG
- a CDS encoding cation diffusion facilitator family transporter, with translation MSCSDHHHHSHSHSDSAFAWGSVWNGLLVAGEFAVGAWTGSAALLADATHNLSDTLSLLLAWGARAAARLPATSERTYGHRRLTAICAFVNAVVLLGTLGFIAWEAVTHWNDQNPMKYGVVMVTAAAALLVNGWTAWSLHKGSEHDLNTRAAYLHMATDAGVSLAVLVGAGISAVTGWRWIDGALALTIVAMTLKSSWPVCVESWRMVADGVPANIDLPQVRAALLAMPGVTGAHDLHVWSLSTTESALTAHLVVNHERLDNRFLGVVHESLRNRFGIAHTTLQVEASEPPLCHGCPLA, from the coding sequence ATGTCCTGCAGCGACCACCATCATCACTCGCACTCGCACTCGGATTCGGCCTTCGCCTGGGGCAGCGTGTGGAATGGGCTGCTCGTCGCGGGTGAATTTGCCGTCGGTGCCTGGACCGGTTCGGCCGCGCTGCTCGCTGACGCCACGCATAACCTGAGCGACACCCTTTCCCTGCTGCTGGCCTGGGGTGCCCGTGCCGCCGCTCGCCTGCCCGCCACTTCGGAACGCACATACGGCCACCGCCGCCTCACGGCCATCTGCGCCTTTGTGAACGCCGTCGTCCTGTTGGGCACGCTCGGCTTCATCGCCTGGGAGGCGGTGACCCACTGGAACGACCAGAACCCGATGAAATACGGCGTGGTGATGGTCACCGCGGCGGCCGCTCTGCTGGTCAATGGCTGGACCGCCTGGAGCCTCCACAAAGGCTCGGAGCACGATCTGAACACCCGCGCCGCCTATCTGCACATGGCGACCGACGCAGGCGTCTCATTGGCCGTCCTCGTCGGAGCCGGCATCAGCGCCGTCACCGGTTGGCGATGGATCGACGGAGCGCTTGCCCTGACCATCGTGGCCATGACCCTGAAGAGCAGCTGGCCGGTTTGTGTGGAGTCGTGGCGCATGGTGGCCGATGGCGTCCCGGCCAACATCGACCTGCCCCAGGTGCGAGCCGCCTTGCTGGCCATGCCTGGCGTGACCGGCGCGCACGACCTGCACGTCTGGAGTCTCAGCACAACCGAGTCCGCCCTCACCGCGCATTTGGTCGTGAACCACGAGCGCCTGGACAACCGCTTTCTCGGCGTAGTCCACGAGAGCCTTCGCAACCGCTTCGGCATTGCCCATACAACACTTCAGGTGGAAGCTTCGGAACCACCGTTGTGCCACGGCTGCCCCCTGGCCTGA
- a CDS encoding redoxin domain-containing protein — protein sequence MEGSLLLEGQKGTDPARILSKARFKLAVGLQGKSFLRIEADEKDEYLLIANGQKSWAYVPKLKQFTEEEGAQLEDDKAENGDNDSDSERDLAETFSRMVVPGLANMFKRAESADQNGLAPVRYEGRKDKWPLIRVMSREDPEEGRIYIEMAVQPETLDIGHLVWANTRTRNGERTLLRMTMEYTSFRWDDGVPESTFEFVPPKNARRVDAVPIPGQTGSLLLNKPAPDFELKSLEGEKVRLSNLRGKVVLLNFWASWCGPCRRELPGLADIYDRLGKKGLHIYGINDEGKGIAKEYSNEAALSFPTLDDSGRKVHSLYRIRSIPTIFIIDANGQVVRFLSGSRSKEDLQEILKAVGF from the coding sequence ATGGAAGGGTCGCTCCTTCTGGAGGGGCAGAAGGGCACAGACCCGGCCCGGATTCTGTCAAAGGCAAGATTCAAGCTGGCCGTCGGCCTGCAAGGCAAATCGTTCCTGCGCATTGAGGCCGACGAGAAGGACGAGTACCTCCTCATCGCCAACGGCCAGAAGAGTTGGGCTTACGTGCCCAAACTGAAGCAGTTCACCGAGGAGGAGGGTGCGCAGTTGGAGGACGACAAGGCGGAGAACGGTGACAACGACTCGGACAGCGAGCGGGACCTGGCAGAGACCTTCTCGCGGATGGTCGTCCCGGGGCTGGCGAACATGTTCAAGCGGGCCGAGAGTGCGGATCAAAACGGCCTGGCGCCGGTGAGGTACGAGGGCCGCAAGGACAAGTGGCCGCTCATCAGGGTGATGTCGAGAGAGGATCCGGAAGAGGGCCGCATCTACATAGAGATGGCGGTGCAGCCGGAGACCCTCGACATCGGACATCTGGTATGGGCAAACACGCGAACCCGGAACGGCGAGCGAACGCTGCTCCGAATGACAATGGAGTACACCAGCTTCCGTTGGGACGACGGGGTGCCCGAGTCCACCTTCGAGTTCGTGCCGCCGAAGAATGCCAGGCGGGTGGACGCGGTGCCCATCCCCGGCCAGACCGGGTCGTTGCTGCTGAACAAGCCGGCTCCGGACTTCGAGCTGAAGTCGCTGGAGGGCGAGAAGGTCCGGCTCTCCAACCTGCGTGGCAAAGTGGTGCTGCTGAACTTCTGGGCGAGCTGGTGTGGGCCCTGCCGCCGCGAGTTGCCGGGTCTGGCGGACATATACGACAGGCTCGGCAAGAAGGGTCTCCACATATACGGGATCAACGACGAGGGCAAGGGCATCGCAAAGGAGTATTCAAACGAGGCCGCGCTCTCCTTCCCTACCCTGGACGATTCCGGCCGGAAGGTCCACAGCCTATATCGAATTCGGTCGATCCCGACCATTTTCATCATCGATGCAAACGGCCAGGTGGTGCGCTTTCTCAGTGGCTCACGCAGCAAGGAAGATCTTCAGGAGATCCTCAAGGCCGTTGGGTTCTGA
- a CDS encoding PAS domain S-box protein, producing the protein MNLSDRSRYPLSARDEQFRRAVADSQAGYFLIDRDGKFVWVNGAWLRMHGFSDASSVIGRHFSLTQVGDDLADANEVVKRVLSGQSVAASHFTRRMADGRVGHHTFAANPVVQDGVVLGLEGFLIDKTAFEELEELHSLLFDQMLDGFSVLEPALDDQGLAVDFRLVEVNPALTRLVGLPADRIAGRMAKEIFPWFDRELVEAGAAVLRTGEPASLQASLPRPERFIEIQLFRVSGGRLAMMLHDTTKRQQAEATLRENDKLLRDTQEIAGLGSYVLNIPADRWTSSEVLDRIFGIDANFQRSVDGWLGLVHPDFVEVARAHFLNHVLAHKGRFDLEYPVVRPSDGRVVWVHGQGEVQFGPGGEPLQMIGTIQDISERKQNEWDQEQAVAFLRLLNTATDLDELLRSVTDHLCSITGVQSAAIRLGDEDLFPYRYALGLPELWMCPRDGMNREPAEVHQSCLCGMVLAGRSSDNVLPCVRRNFSADGAFWSNHSAAVLLQQDGVARSAVLRPDCPLQAFQSTALIPLRFGGRTLGLIQLGDTRPDRIAERMIPFLERMAASLAIAIEQRTVQAALRDNEERYRMISENTGDIIWLYDLKAQRFTYVSPSGLRYGGTTIEELLSRPVRKVLSPRSYEVAARNVKARIAAVEAGDLTAVHASDELELVRPDGEVVDTEVVTTLLMNTQGQVCRVLGVSRDITERKQAEARLMQAQKMESVGRLAGGVAHDFNNQLTVINGYSQLMLATIPSDSSLRKHVEQIYAAGERAASLTRQLLAFSRKQMMHLQALNLNRVVLTLHPMLTRLVGEDVEVRVTPFAGAAVVRADLHQIEQVVMNLAVNARDAMPAGGVLSIEISVVDCHEPPSAERLDARAGRFVRMAVSDTGHGMDEATRMRIFEPFFTTKEVGKGTGLGLSTVQGVVSQSDGFIEVTSEPGTGTTFEIFLPALASPSPGALPAAQGLAPTGYERVLVVEDQPAVRDFAVQVLSSYGYQVIGASSAKEAMEIARNCPDQIDLLLTDVVMPEMGGVELAKCLQALYPRMQRLYMSGYSGAAISEHRQLGSLEDFIQKPFSPEQLAVKVRAVLGEMG; encoded by the coding sequence GTGAACCTTTCGGACCGAAGCCGGTATCCACTCTCAGCACGGGACGAGCAGTTCCGGAGGGCTGTCGCCGACTCCCAGGCCGGCTACTTTCTGATCGATCGGGATGGCAAGTTCGTCTGGGTCAACGGCGCATGGCTCCGCATGCATGGTTTTTCCGACGCGTCGAGTGTGATTGGCCGGCACTTCAGCCTGACGCAGGTGGGCGATGACCTGGCGGATGCAAATGAAGTTGTGAAGCGGGTGCTGTCCGGGCAGTCAGTGGCGGCCAGCCACTTCACGCGACGCATGGCGGATGGGCGAGTGGGGCACCACACGTTCGCGGCCAATCCGGTGGTGCAGGACGGTGTGGTGCTGGGGCTGGAGGGATTCCTGATCGACAAGACGGCATTCGAGGAACTGGAAGAGCTTCACAGTCTACTGTTCGACCAGATGCTGGATGGGTTTTCCGTCCTGGAGCCCGCACTGGACGATCAAGGTCTTGCGGTGGATTTTCGCCTCGTGGAGGTCAATCCTGCCCTGACACGGCTCGTTGGATTGCCAGCCGATCGCATTGCCGGCAGGATGGCGAAGGAGATCTTTCCCTGGTTTGACCGGGAACTGGTTGAAGCGGGTGCCGCGGTGTTGCGGACTGGCGAGCCGGCCAGTCTTCAGGCGAGCCTTCCGAGGCCGGAACGGTTCATCGAGATTCAGCTATTCCGCGTCAGCGGCGGCCGGCTGGCCATGATGCTGCATGACACCACGAAGCGCCAACAGGCAGAGGCGACGCTGCGAGAGAACGACAAGCTGCTGCGGGACACGCAGGAGATTGCAGGACTCGGCAGCTACGTTCTGAACATACCGGCGGACCGCTGGACAAGCTCCGAGGTACTCGATCGAATCTTCGGGATCGACGCGAACTTCCAGCGGAGTGTTGATGGATGGCTCGGCCTGGTCCACCCGGACTTCGTGGAGGTCGCCAGGGCGCACTTTCTCAATCACGTTTTGGCACACAAGGGCCGGTTTGACCTGGAGTACCCGGTGGTCCGGCCGAGTGACGGGCGAGTTGTCTGGGTGCATGGGCAGGGCGAAGTTCAGTTTGGCCCCGGTGGCGAGCCGCTCCAGATGATCGGCACGATCCAGGACATTAGTGAGCGCAAGCAAAACGAGTGGGACCAGGAACAGGCGGTTGCGTTTCTGCGCCTGTTGAACACGGCGACCGACCTCGATGAGCTCCTGCGCAGCGTGACCGACCACCTGTGTTCGATCACGGGCGTGCAGTCAGCCGCGATTCGCCTTGGGGACGAGGACCTGTTTCCGTATCGTTATGCTCTGGGGCTGCCGGAACTCTGGATGTGCCCGCGAGACGGGATGAATCGGGAGCCGGCGGAAGTGCATCAAAGCTGCCTCTGTGGGATGGTGCTCGCTGGGCGATCGTCAGATAACGTCTTGCCCTGTGTGCGCCGTAACTTCAGCGCGGACGGCGCCTTCTGGTCGAATCACTCCGCAGCCGTGCTTCTCCAGCAGGATGGTGTTGCGCGGTCGGCCGTCTTGCGGCCCGACTGTCCGTTACAGGCATTTCAATCGACTGCGCTCATCCCGCTGCGCTTCGGCGGACGGACGTTAGGGCTGATCCAACTCGGTGATACGCGGCCGGACCGGATCGCCGAGAGAATGATTCCGTTTCTGGAACGGATGGCGGCCAGTTTGGCCATTGCCATAGAACAGAGAACCGTTCAGGCGGCGCTGCGCGACAACGAAGAGCGCTACCGGATGATTTCGGAGAACACCGGCGATATTATCTGGCTCTATGACCTAAAGGCCCAGCGCTTCACGTACGTCAGCCCATCGGGTCTCCGGTACGGCGGGACGACGATAGAAGAGCTGTTGAGCAGACCCGTGCGAAAGGTGCTGAGCCCGCGGTCGTATGAAGTTGCCGCTCGCAATGTGAAGGCCCGCATCGCGGCTGTCGAGGCCGGCGACCTGACCGCAGTGCACGCTTCGGACGAGCTGGAGCTGGTACGTCCGGACGGCGAGGTGGTGGATACGGAAGTTGTCACGACACTGCTCATGAACACACAGGGGCAGGTTTGCAGGGTTCTAGGCGTCAGCCGCGACATTACCGAGCGCAAACAGGCCGAAGCGCGCCTGATGCAGGCCCAGAAGATGGAGTCGGTGGGGCGGTTGGCCGGCGGAGTGGCGCACGACTTCAACAACCAACTCACGGTGATCAATGGTTATAGCCAACTGATGCTGGCCACCATACCCTCTGACAGCTCGTTGCGGAAGCACGTCGAGCAGATCTACGCGGCAGGCGAACGCGCAGCCAGCCTGACCCGCCAGTTGCTGGCATTCAGCCGCAAGCAGATGATGCATCTGCAGGCGTTGAACCTGAACCGTGTTGTACTCACGCTCCATCCGATGTTGACGCGTCTGGTGGGCGAAGACGTGGAGGTGCGGGTGACGCCCTTCGCGGGCGCTGCCGTCGTGCGGGCCGATCTGCACCAGATTGAGCAAGTAGTGATGAACCTGGCCGTGAACGCCCGCGACGCGATGCCTGCCGGCGGAGTGCTCTCCATCGAGATTTCCGTCGTGGATTGCCATGAGCCGCCTTCGGCCGAGCGTCTGGACGCTCGCGCGGGGCGCTTCGTCCGGATGGCGGTGAGCGATACCGGCCACGGCATGGACGAGGCGACCCGCATGCGGATTTTCGAGCCATTCTTCACCACCAAGGAGGTGGGTAAAGGCACGGGGCTGGGGCTATCCACGGTGCAGGGTGTCGTGTCGCAATCGGACGGCTTCATCGAGGTGACGAGCGAGCCGGGGACCGGCACCACCTTCGAGATCTTCCTGCCTGCCTTGGCCTCGCCATCACCCGGAGCATTGCCGGCCGCGCAAGGCCTGGCGCCGACCGGCTATGAGAGAGTGCTTGTCGTGGAGGATCAGCCTGCGGTGAGGGACTTTGCCGTTCAGGTCTTGAGTTCCTACGGGTACCAGGTGATTGGTGCATCGAGCGCGAAAGAGGCCATGGAGATCGCCCGGAACTGCCCGGACCAGATCGATCTTCTTCTCACCGATGTCGTGATGCCCGAGATGGGCGGCGTGGAGTTGGCCAAATGCCTGCAGGCGCTATATCCGAGGATGCAACGGCTGTACATGTCGGGTTACAGCGGGGCGGCCATCTCGGAGCATCGCCAACTGGGCTCGCTGGAAGACTTCATTCAGAAACCCTTCAGTCCCGAGCAACTCGCGGTCAAGGTGCGCGCCGTATTGGGTGAGATGGGCTGA
- a CDS encoding alkaline phosphatase family protein, producing the protein MKLPLLLTLLAALGPLPAQTPVPAKNRMVVVISLDGFPAYAFDDPKLPAPTLRKLIGEGAWAKRMTTVNPSVTWPNHTSIVTGVLPGEHGLFYNGTLTASGTPPVHKVEPWIEKEKMVHAVTVYDQAQKAGLTTAQVDWVAIHKAKTITWAFEEVPSVDGVVEKEMIAKGLVTAQEVEQFRQTNIFRRDQIWADAASYIIREHKPNLMLFHMLSLDSTHHTYGPKTLAGTAAIAFLDGQVARILEAIRSAGMTDRTTVIVVSDHGFKKYSKQIRLLPALAAAGISSGVQVIPEGGTAMIYLDPARAAELAPKVREAIAGVEGVTQVAGPKEFPSLGFPDPAKDPQMADLVAAARDGYAFTNTPGGAASTEVPQIGGSHGFLNSEEDMDAICIASGYGIKKGVTIDRIRNLDVASTIANLLGVKLPDAKGRVVSEFLQ; encoded by the coding sequence ATGAAACTCCCTCTTCTCCTGACCCTCCTCGCGGCCCTGGGTCCGCTACCCGCCCAAACCCCCGTACCCGCGAAAAACCGTATGGTTGTCGTCATCAGCCTCGACGGTTTTCCGGCCTATGCCTTTGACGATCCGAAATTGCCCGCCCCCACGCTGCGCAAGCTGATCGGCGAAGGCGCCTGGGCCAAACGCATGACCACGGTGAATCCCAGCGTTACCTGGCCCAACCACACCTCCATCGTCACCGGAGTCCTTCCTGGCGAACACGGCCTCTTCTACAACGGGACTCTGACCGCCTCCGGTACGCCGCCGGTTCACAAAGTGGAGCCCTGGATCGAGAAGGAGAAGATGGTCCACGCCGTCACGGTCTATGACCAGGCCCAGAAGGCCGGTCTCACCACCGCGCAGGTCGATTGGGTCGCCATCCACAAGGCAAAGACCATTACTTGGGCCTTTGAGGAAGTGCCTTCCGTCGACGGCGTGGTGGAAAAAGAGATGATCGCGAAAGGCCTCGTCACCGCCCAGGAGGTCGAGCAGTTCCGGCAGACAAACATCTTCCGCCGCGACCAGATCTGGGCCGACGCCGCGAGCTACATCATCCGCGAGCACAAGCCCAACCTGATGCTGTTCCACATGCTGAGCCTGGACTCCACGCACCACACCTATGGACCGAAGACCCTGGCCGGCACAGCGGCCATCGCGTTCCTGGACGGCCAGGTGGCGCGCATCCTCGAAGCCATCCGTAGCGCGGGCATGACCGATCGCACCACGGTAATCGTCGTCTCCGATCACGGCTTCAAGAAATACAGCAAGCAGATCCGCCTGCTGCCGGCGCTCGCCGCGGCGGGCATCTCCTCCGGCGTGCAGGTGATTCCGGAAGGCGGTACGGCCATGATTTATCTCGATCCGGCCCGCGCCGCGGAACTGGCGCCCAAGGTCCGCGAAGCCATCGCGGGTGTCGAAGGCGTGACACAGGTCGCCGGGCCTAAGGAGTTTCCGTCATTGGGCTTCCCCGATCCCGCCAAGGATCCGCAAATGGCCGACCTGGTCGCGGCGGCCCGAGACGGCTACGCCTTCACGAACACGCCCGGCGGCGCAGCCTCCACGGAAGTGCCGCAAATCGGTGGCAGCCACGGCTTCCTGAACTCCGAAGAGGACATGGATGCCATCTGCATCGCCTCCGGCTATGGAATCAAGAAGGGCGTGACGATCGATCGGATTCGCAATCTCGATGTCGCCTCGACCATCGCCAACCTGCTGGGCGTCAAGCTGCCCGATGCGAAGGGCCGGGTCGTCTCTGAATTCCTGCAGTAG